In Anthonomus grandis grandis chromosome 5, icAntGran1.3, whole genome shotgun sequence, the following are encoded in one genomic region:
- the LOC126736295 gene encoding E3 ubiquitin-protein ligase MYLIP, with product MWCLISQANSVVFEVRVDPKSIGQECLEKICSHLGISNESDYFGLKYENARGEELWLNLRNPIDKQVNCHNHTAPLRFALRVKFWVPPHLLLQETTRHQFYLHARSDLIEKRLLTNDWDGVCRVIALIAQAESEDYDSLRPPHNLYMQASTVTSDCGTSKPTDLLQRVIYEHKKLKGMKRTTAEYWLLKEIADFESFGEEVFTKTQGNIYLGVGPHGITIYDKQTLEKQLISFTNIVCASSHRRIFKLEYFSCENKETVLEVKLDSSHNASSLYRAITEKHAFYSCETVRSAVTTQFIRDLKGTIVSIFNEDSTLGKKYVFDIRRTCREVYDNARRAIYQESQARLALEADSSSGGSSGCDGEQCKDSEKLARFMEAMTCKICMDNRLDSVFMPCAHVVACSECASKIDRCPLCRSEITQAQKLYMPTW from the exons ATGTGGTGCCTCATCAGTCAGGCGAATTCTGTTGTCTTCGAAGTCAGGGTTGATCCGAAATCTATTGGACAAGAGTGCCTTGaaaag atttgtAGTCATCTAGGCATCTCGAATGAATCAGACTACTTTGGGTTGAAGTATGAAAATGCTCGTGGCGAAGAATTATGGTTGAACTTAAGGAATCCCATTGACAAACAGGTGAACTGTCACAATCATACCGCCCCTTTAAGGTTCGCATTGAGAGTGAAATTTTGGGTACCTCCGCATTTGCTTTTACAAGAAACCACTAGGCACCAATTTTATCTTCATGCGAGATCggatttaatagaaaaaagacTATTGACGAATGACTGGGACGGTGTGTGTAGAGTTATAGCTCTGATCGCTCAAGCTGAGTCCGAGGATTATGACTCTTTGAGGCCTCCGCATAACCTATACATGCAG GCTTCGACCGTAACGAGTGATTGCGGCACATCAAAGCCAACTGATCTGTTACAAAGGGTCATTTATGAACACAAAAAATTGAAAGGCATGAAAAGAACTACAGCCGAATATTGGCTTCTTAAGGAAATCGCCGATTTTGAATCGTTTGGTGAAGAAGTGTTTACAAAAACGCAGGGAAATATTTATCTTGGAGTAGGGCCACACG GTATAACCATTTACGATAAACAAACGTTAGAAAAACAACTGATTTCTTTTACGAACATCGTATGCGCCTCATCCCAccgtagaatttttaaattggaatatttttccTGTGAGAATAAAGAAACCGTTTTGGAAGTGAAATTGGATTCCAGCCATAACGCAAGCAGTTTGTACAGAGCCATCACGGAAAAACATGCATTTTATAG CTGTGAAACTGTTCGTAGCGCAGTGACAACCCAATTTATTAGGGACCTAAAAGGGACCATAGTCTCAATTTTTAACGAGGATTCGACGTTAGGCAAGAAATACGTTTTCGACATCAGGAGAACCTGCAGGGAGGTCTACGATAATGCGAGACGCGCCATCTATCAGGAGAGTCAGGCGAGACTCGCTCTGGAAGCGGACTCTTCTTCCGGTGGTTCATCCGGATGTGACGGAGAACAGTGTAAA GACTCCGAAAAATTGGCAAGATTCATGGAAGCGATGACCTGCAAGATATGCATGGACAATCGGCTGGATTCAGTTTTTATGCCGTGCGCGCATGTCGTGGCTTGCAGCGAGTGTGCATCGAAAATCGACAGATGTCCCCTGTGCAGAAGTGAAATCACGCAGGCGCAGAAACTTTATATGCCCACCTGGTAG